A window of Palaemon carinicauda isolate YSFRI2023 chromosome 27, ASM3689809v2, whole genome shotgun sequence contains these coding sequences:
- the LOC137620905 gene encoding uncharacterized protein — MEIETTDDAARFLSRDNWRSKLFTIKKSELLVVSDYLELDFTLSSTNDDIRKGIIAHLVPDGVDVDFKLLEEEIDEDCEVVKLRLKLDLKKLEFEDEQNRREHELSMKQLENEQQKRDHELELARLTGSQSPISGNEDSRMLKYVPKFDESDVVEFFIAFEKVAANFNWSEDKWAFMAQTAFSGKALKAWASLSLEDSKDYAKVKEAILRIYEMVPEAYRVKFRDSRKSSNQTFVEFAREMEKHFENWLRSSDVNYIVAREAKFAVVDTLPIPEVDVVLANDLAQGKVSCNPTVFANPQVLVPKPETVLVTTRSGKSTDFEVEHPDLESLFNADSLDHVSNNKSICSEKVMNCNRNDLVRVQNEDIEIKNIKIKLKEGKGVDYEVDNEVLYKVIVPIRKREGNLLKHRVIVVPSKFRNGILRKAHDDLFAGHLGITKTFDRVRKNFYWKVLKRDVKKYCKTCHQCQISGKPNMVIPKAPLSPIPSSGEPFEHVVIDVVGPLPRSKVGSEYILTIIDRLTRYPEAIPLKSQKARVIAKHLINYFSRFGLPKTIQSDRGTNFLSKLLLQQFKNFGIEHKPSTPYHPESQGIVERFHQTLKAMIRKMCNEKVGLWEEYLPYLLFAVRSIPNETTNFAPFNLVFAHKVRGPLELLREVWEGNGPSEVNIADLINDGKGKLYEMWEIAKSNLLKSQSKMKSLYDLKSKERVFVPGDKVLVLSQGVRGSLQNKFLGPFEVLSKVNDLNYIIKLPDRNLQCHINMLKKYFEREKTVVLSVSEEVNSKCVTSEKEFAWPGNNSVLLLNVCRSPILSTNQINGLLKVLMKFPETVRDTPGRTTLVQHDVELESETPIKQAPYRLNPVKKEFVEKEINYLLTNNLITPSSSSWSSPIVVVAKENGQSRLCIDYRKVNKATKADSFPIPRVGDCIDKVGNSKFITKIDLLKGYYQVPLSNRAKEVSAFVTADGLYQFEVMPFGMRNAAATFQRLMAMVTRGIKNCVVYIDDIIVYSNEFETHLVILEALLTALSNAGLVINLSKSVFCEATVTFLGHVVGKGEVLPKEVNVAKIKEFPVPSSKRELQRFLGMAGYYSRFVANYSDVVAPLTNLLRKHSKFVWDDKCKESFEIVKCVLTSSPVLRAPNFELPFSLAVDASDQGVGAVLLQVCEDGVSHPISYFSKKLNKHQVKYSVIEKEALALILSLLHFEAYISAQSGKVIVYTDHNPLKYIQQFNNKNRRLTRWAMFLQDYNLEVIHIPGKDNNIPDALSRM, encoded by the exons atgGAAATTGAAACTACTGACGATGCCGCTCGTTTTCTTAGTAGAGACAATTGGCGTAGTAAATTGTTTACTATTAAAAAGTCGGAACTGCTGGTTGTGTCGGATTATTTAGAGTTGGATTTTACGCTTAGTAGTACTAATGATGACATAAGGAAAGGTATTATAGCGCATCTTGTTCCGGATGGAGTGGACGTTGACTTCAAGCTTttggaagaagaaatcgacgaagacTGCGAGGTAGTGAAGCTTCGACTGAAACTTGATTTGAAAAAACTCGAGTTTGAAGATGAACAGAACCGGCGTGAACATGAACTTAGTATGAAGCAGTTAGAAAATGAACAGCAGAAACGTGATCATGAGTTGGAGTTGGCCAGGCTGACGGGTTCCCAATCTCCCATTTCTGGTAATGAAGATTCCCGTATGTTGAAGTACGTACCAAAGTTTGACGAGAGTGACGTCGTAGAATTTTTCATAGCTTTTGAGAAGGTAGCGGCAAATTTCAATTGGAGTGAGGATAAGTGGGCATTCATGGCTCAGACTGCTTTCTCCGGGAAGGCCCTAAAGGCTTGGGCTTCTCTGTCGTTAGAAGATAGTAAAGATTATGCTAAAGTGAAAGAAGCCATTTTAAGGATTTATGAGATGGTTCCTGAAGCCTACAGAGTAAAGTTTCGTGACAGTCGAAAATCCTCCAATCAAACTTTCGTGGAGTTTGCTCGTGAAATggagaaacattttgaaaattgGTTGAGATCCAGCGATGTCAATT ACATTGTTGCCAGGGAGGCTAAGTTTGCGGTTGTTGATACTCTCCCCATACCTGAGGTTGATGTTGTTTTGGCAAATGATCTTGCTCAAGGTAAAGTAAGTTGTAATCCGACAGTTTTTGCCAATCCACAGGTGTTAGTACCTAAACCTGAAACTGTGCTTGTGACAACTAGGTCAGGCAAAAGTACCGATTTTGAAGTTGAGCATCCTGATTTGGAGAGTTTATTTAATGCAGATTCATTAGATCACGTAAGTAACAATAAATCTATTTGCTCTGAAAAAGTAATGAATTGTAATAGAAATGACCTAGTAAGGGTTCAAAATGAAGACATtgagattaaaaatattaaaattaagttgaAAGAGGGTAAAGGAGTAGATTATGAAGTGGATAATGAAGTTCTCTATAAAGTAATTGTTCCTATTCGGAAACGAGAGGGAAATCTGTTGAAGCATAGGGTAATTGTTGTACCTTCTAAATTCAGAAATGGTATATTAAGAAAAGCTCATGATGATTTGTTTGCTGGTCACTTGGGTATTACTAAAACCTTTGATAGGGTTAGGAaaaatttctattggaaagttcTGAAAAGAGATGTCAAGAAATATTGTAAGACGTGTCACCAGTGCCAAATTTCTGGTAAGCCTAATATGGTAATTCCTAAGGCTCCCCTTTCTCCCATTCCTTCTTCAGGAGAACCCTTCGAGCATGTAGTCATTGATGTCGTGGGTCCCTTACCTCGTTCGAAAGTAGGGTCTGAGTACATATTAACTATCATAGACAGGTTAACCAGATATCCCGAGGCTATCCCTCTTAAGTCCCAGAAAGCTAGGGTCATTGCCAAACATTTGATCAATTATTTTTCTAGGTTTGGTCTTCCTAAAACCATCCAGTCTGATCGTGGAACTAATTTTTTATCTAAACTATTGCTGCAGCAGTTTAAGAATTTTGGAATTGAACATAAACCTTCTACTCCATACCATCCGGAGTCACAGGGAATTGTAGAAAGATTCCACCAAACTTTGAAGGCAATGATTCGGAAGATGTGCAATGAAAAGGTTGGTTTGTGGGAAGAATATCTTCCTTATTTGTTGTTTGCAGTGCGGTCTATACCAAATGAGACAACAAATTTTGCTCCATTCAACTTGGTGTTTGCGCATAAAGTAAGAGGTCCATTAGAGTTGTTAAGGGAAGTTTGGGAAGGTAATGGGCCGAGCGAAGTGAATATTGCTGATTTAATTAATGATGGTAAGGGCAAGCTTTACGAAATGTGGGAAATAGCAAAGAGTAATTTACTGAAGAGTCAAAGCAAGATGAAGTCTTTGTATGATTTAAAATCTAAGGAAAGGGTCTTTGTTCCTGGAGATAAAGTACTGGTTTTGTCACAGGGTGTAAGAGGTTCGTTACAGAATAAGTTTTTGGGACCCTTTGAAGTTCTAAGCAAAGTGAATGATTTGAATTACATTATTAAGCTTCCTGATCGTAATTTGCAATGTCATATTAACATGTTAAAAAAGTACTTTGAGCGAGAGAAAACAGTGGTTTTGTCTGTTTCAGAGGAGGTTAATTCGAAATGTGTAACTTCGGAGAAAGAATTTGCTTGGCCGGgtaataattctgttttgttacttaATGTGTGTAGAAGTCCTATCCTGAGTACTAACCAAATTAATGGATTACTGAAAGTGTTAATGAAGTTTCCCGAGACTGTCAGAGATACACCAGGTAGGACCACTTTAGTACAGCACGATGTTGAATTAGAGAGTGAAACGCCAATTAAGCAAGCCCCTTATCGCTTAAATCCTGTTAAGAAagaatttgttgaaaaggaaataaactatttgctAACTAATAATTTAATTACACCCAGCAGCAGTTCGTGGAGCTCACCAATTGTAGTTGTTGCAAAGGAGAATGGACAAAGTCGATTATGCATTGATTATCGCAAGGTCAACAAAGCAACAAAGGCAGATTCTTTTCCTATTCCGCGTGTTGGCGATTGCATTGATAAGGTAGGAAATTCAAAGTTCATTACGAAAATTGATCTCCTAAAAGGATATTACCAGGTCCCTTTGAGTAATCGAGCAAAGGAGGTATCGGCGTTTGTGACAGCTGATGGTTTGTATCAATTCGAAGTGATGCCCTTTGGCATGCGGAACGCCGCTGCCACTTTTCAACGATTAATGGCCATGGTTACTCGGGGAATAAAAAATTgtgttgtttatattgatgatatcatcgtttATTCTAATGAATTTGAAACCCATCTGGTGATTTTGGAGGCATTGTTAACTGCTCTGTCCAATGCTGGTTTGGTGATTAATCTCAGCAAGTCTGTCTTTTGTGAAGCTACTGTAACCTTTTTGGGTCATGTAGTTGGGAAAGGTGAAGTACTTCCTAAAGAGGTTAATGTTGCAAAGATTAAAGAATTCCCTGTACCTTCATCAAAGAGAGAATTGCAGAGATTCTTAGGAATGGCTGGTTACTACAGCCGTTTCGTTGCTAATTATTCAGATGTTGTTGCACCTTTAACCAACTTGTTGAGAAAGCATTCCAAATTTGTGTGGGATGACAAATGTAAAGAGTCATTTGAAATAGTTAAATGTGTATTGACTTCTAGTCCCGTTCTCAGGGCACCAAACTTTGAACTTCCTTTTAGCCTTGCGGTAGATGCCTCGGATCAAGGGGTAGGTGCTGTTCTGCTGCAGGTGTGTGAGGATGGAGTAAGTCATCcgatttcatatttttctaaaaaattGAATAAGCATCAGGTTAAGTATTCAGTGATAGAAAAAGAGGCTCTTGCTCTTATATTATCTCTTCTGCATTTCGAAGCATATATTAGTGCTCAGAGTGGTAAAGTTATAGtatatacagatcacaatccactgaAATATATCCAgcagttcaataataaaaatcgTAGACTTACCCGCTGGGCAATGTTTTTGCAGGATTATAATTTGGAAGTTATTCACATTCCTGGCAAAGATAACAATATACCAGATGCCCTGTCTAGAATGTAA